A segment of the Marinobacter arenosus genome:
TTCCGGCCCAACAGCCTTGGGCTATCGGTGGTCCGGAACCGGGGACTGGTTCGCAAGGACGGTCGACTGATCCTGCGCATCAGCGATCACGATCTGATCGAAGGCACGCCCATTCTCGACATCAAGCCCTATCTACCCTTCGCGGACTCCGTGCCGGACGCTTCCCTGGGTTGGGCCGACGCACCACCCACCGACCGATTGCCGGTGACGTTCCTGCCCGAGGCCGAGCTACAGCTCGAAACGCTTAACCCGGAGGCCTACCCGGACCTTCGCCTTCTGATTGAGGACGTGGTCAGTTACGACCCGAGGCCGTCGTTTCGGCGAGGCCGGGAAGAAGACCGGATCTACGGCGCTCATCTTTACGATCTAAATGTACGCTTCCGCTTTGCAAGGCAAAATTCAGAGGAACGTGTCGAAGTACTGACTGTCTGTTAAACTCCGATTGGTGATTAAGTAGTCGACACAGGGAACTCGTGCATTGCCTTCAAACCGGTTTTTAAAACGCATGGGAATTCGGCCGCTGGCAGCCCGACTGCTGGTGTACGTGCTACTGTTCAGCCTCGTGTTCTCGCTTGTCGCTACTGGCGTACAGATGATCGGCGAATTCGAGCGCCGCAAGGAAGATCTTGAGGCCACCCAGGCCAAGGCTGCCGAGCTCATTTCAGGCAGTATGAGCAACAATATCTGGCTGATGAACTACAGCGAAGTAGCCAACAGCCTCGACGACATGAAAGCCGTCACGGCTATTGCTCATGCGCACGTCCTCACGTCAACCGGCGATGAGTTTACCACCGGCACGTTGCCGGAAGGCCGCGTCATTTCCCAGTCCTTTCCCCTGGTCTTCGACCGGTCGAGCTTCCGAAGCCCGGAGGAAGTTGGCACCCTTACCCTGACCTCCTCCGTTGAAAGCATTTATCATGACCTGAGAGATCGGGCGCTTCTCAATCTGTTGTTCCAGTCCATCGTGGTCATGCTCGGCACGCTGGGCTTGCTCGTTATCGTGCGGATGACCCTGTCCCGGCATTTGGAAACCATGGCCGATTACGCCGCAAGGCTCAATCTGGATGCGCTCGTCGATCCACTGAAGCTCAAGCGCAAAGCCCCCAAAACTCCGGATGAGCTGACGGAACTCGAGCAGGCGCTGAACAAGATGCGTCTGCAGATCCTTGAGGATACACGCTCCCTGCGCCAGACCACGATCCAGTCCCAGGGCGAACGGGACGAAGCAATCAGGGCGAACCACGCCAAAAACCAGTTTCTCGCCAACGTCAGCCACGAACTGCGAATTCCTCTTCAGTCCGTTCTGGGTTACGCAAACCTGCTCACCGATACGCCACTGGACCAGGACCAGAGAGAGTACGTTCACACCCTGCTGAGTGCCTCCGAAGGCCTGTCAGCCATCATCAATGACCTGCTTGATATCTCCAGCATGGAAGCGGGCAAACTGGTGCTGGATGATATCCCGTTCGACCTTCGGGAAACCCTGAACGATCTCGTCCACATGCTCGGCTCCCGTGCGCGGGAAAAGGGCCTGGCCCTGGAACTGCGCATCGACGAAGACCTGCCATGGGCGCTGAAAGGCGATCCTGTGCGAATTCGCCAGATTCTGCTCAACCTGACCTCCAACGCCATCAAGTTCACCGATTCAGGCCATGTGCTGATCAGCATCGAGGTCCTTGGCCGACGGGATGATCAGGCCCGCCTGCGGTTGGCGGTCGAAGACACCGGCGTGGGCATCAATCCAGAAGATATTCCACTGGTGTACGAACCCTATGTGCAGCTTGGCCAACGGTTTCAACGCCAACTTCCGGGTGCCGGCCTGGGACTGACCATTTGCCGACAACTGGTCAACCTGATGGACGGCTCGCTGGATCTCGAAAGCCGACCGGGCGAAGGCTCGACCTTCTGGATCGAAATCACACTGCCTGTGGCCCCGGAAAGCTCCGCCCGGGTGCGCCCCGATACCCGCATGGTCAAGAACCGGCGCATCCTTGTGGTGGACTCCTACGAGCTGTCCCGGAAAATCACCCTCGAGATGCTGTCCCGTCATGAAGTCCACATCGAAGCGGTCAAATCCGCCGGTGAGGCCCTGACGTCGCTTCGTCAGGCCTTTGACAGCCAGCAACCGTTCGATGCGATTGTGCTCGATGGTTTTGTCCCGGACATGGACAGCGACCTGCTCTGTCGCCAGATACGTGGCAACCCTCTTTGGAGCGACATGCGTTTGCTAATCCTGTCCTCCAATCCCCAACGGGGCGACGCTGAGCATTTCCGCCAGGCAGGCGCTGATGCCTTTCTCAGCAAATCCCTGCGAGAGTCGTGCCTGACACCGATTCTCAACCAGCTGTTTGCGGATGCGGCCAAACAGAAAAGACGTTTCCTGACCCGCTTCTCTCTTCAGGCGGTCAGCGACTCCTCTCGCCGACGGGAACTGCCCTGCGGTCGCATGAAGGTTCTGCTGGTCGAGGACAACCCCGTTAACCGCACGCTCACCCGCCGTCTGCTTGAGAAGCTCGGTTGTGACGTGATGACGGCCAATGACGGAGAAGCGGCCGCAAGTCTCTGGCAATGGCACCCATTTGACCTGATTTTCATGGATTGCATCATGCCCCGGGTCGATGGTTTTGAAGCCACC
Coding sequences within it:
- the tsaA gene encoding tRNA (N6-threonylcarbamoyladenosine(37)-N6)-methyltransferase TrmO, with the translated sequence MPRHPSRPASEALTLTPIAYTRSCFQDKFGVPRQPGLTRYAHAELVIEAPFDREDAFRGLESASHLWLTFQFHEAVRAEWRPVVRPPRLGGNKKMGVFASRSPFRPNSLGLSVVRNRGLVRKDGRLILRISDHDLIEGTPILDIKPYLPFADSVPDASLGWADAPPTDRLPVTFLPEAELQLETLNPEAYPDLRLLIEDVVSYDPRPSFRRGREEDRIYGAHLYDLNVRFRFARQNSEERVEVLTVC
- a CDS encoding response regulator, whose product is MGIRPLAARLLVYVLLFSLVFSLVATGVQMIGEFERRKEDLEATQAKAAELISGSMSNNIWLMNYSEVANSLDDMKAVTAIAHAHVLTSTGDEFTTGTLPEGRVISQSFPLVFDRSSFRSPEEVGTLTLTSSVESIYHDLRDRALLNLLFQSIVVMLGTLGLLVIVRMTLSRHLETMADYAARLNLDALVDPLKLKRKAPKTPDELTELEQALNKMRLQILEDTRSLRQTTIQSQGERDEAIRANHAKNQFLANVSHELRIPLQSVLGYANLLTDTPLDQDQREYVHTLLSASEGLSAIINDLLDISSMEAGKLVLDDIPFDLRETLNDLVHMLGSRAREKGLALELRIDEDLPWALKGDPVRIRQILLNLTSNAIKFTDSGHVLISIEVLGRRDDQARLRLAVEDTGVGINPEDIPLVYEPYVQLGQRFQRQLPGAGLGLTICRQLVNLMDGSLDLESRPGEGSTFWIEITLPVAPESSARVRPDTRMVKNRRILVVDSYELSRKITLEMLSRHEVHIEAVKSAGEALTSLRQAFDSQQPFDAIVLDGFVPDMDSDLLCRQIRGNPLWSDMRLLILSSNPQRGDAEHFRQAGADAFLSKSLRESCLTPILNQLFADAAKQKRRFLTRFSLQAVSDSSRRRELPCGRMKVLLVEDNPVNRTLTRRLLEKLGCDVMTANDGEAAASLWQWHPFDLIFMDCIMPRVDGFEATRRLREWESSNSRPRVPVVALTASAMEEDEEKCRRAGMDSFVAKPVNIEMLRAVLEQYCKASAAS